A window from Planctomycetota bacterium encodes these proteins:
- a CDS encoding sigma-70 family RNA polymerase sigma factor gives MKDVSMDIPDAQPPDPELFMRLYATHQRRLYGFVRTLVRSTTDAEDLVQQTIAVLWRKFDQYTPGTDFGSWAIATARYECFHELRKRSRRAGSLDADVLEQLADEAAALSEQAVERREALEHCLRELPGEMRQMLRMHYEHELNVNEVARRVSRSRRTVYRMLEQAHALLLGCIRRRISS, from the coding sequence ATGAAGGATGTTTCGATGGACATACCCGATGCTCAGCCGCCGGACCCGGAGTTGTTCATGCGGCTCTACGCGACTCATCAGCGGCGGCTGTATGGGTTTGTCCGGACGCTGGTTCGGTCGACGACGGATGCGGAGGATCTGGTGCAGCAGACGATTGCGGTGTTGTGGCGTAAATTCGACCAATATACGCCCGGTACGGATTTCGGCAGTTGGGCGATTGCGACGGCAAGATACGAATGCTTTCACGAACTTCGCAAGCGTTCCCGGCGCGCCGGTTCGCTTGACGCCGATGTGCTTGAGCAATTGGCCGACGAGGCGGCGGCATTGAGCGAGCAGGCCGTCGAGCGCCGCGAGGCGCTGGAGCATTGCCTGCGTGAACTGCCGGGGGAGATGCGACAGATGCTTCGAATGCACTATGAGCATGAATTGAACGTCAATGAGGTGGCGCGTCGCGTCAGTCGATCGCGGCGCACGGTGTACCGCATGCTTGAACAGGCGCATGCCCTGCTGCTGGGCTGCATCCGCAGACGAATCTCCAGTTGA